The region AGAGTTTGTCAGGGTCgtgttaaaatatttgaataaatataaagtGGATGTGAAAGCGTATCGATGAAGTATCTCAAATCTTAATAAGAAAGActttttaagaaaaaaatttaatcagaaagacttgtaaagcttatcgagtAAATTTTATAATACTTAATGAaaaagatttgaatagattatttattaagacttgtaaatcaactactataaatagctcatTTAGCTAATCAAATGAGATACAATTTTCTCATTATATTTTCTATTCTCCTATACTTCCTCTACAttaaacataactaatattttcagtaaaggtttataacacgttatcagcacgagtCTCTGTCAACTGAAGCTTAATTCTCAAAAGAGCTACGACTTATTCTGATCCACGAGTCTCTGCCAACTGAAGCTCTATTTTCGAAAGAGCTCCGACTTATTTTGACACACGAGTCTCTATCAACTAAAACTATTTCATAAAAGAGGTACGATTTCTTTTACTTATTTTATTCTAATTATTAttacatatttatttatgttaCTGATTGAAATCTATAACGATGGCTATGCCGTCAAATAATATTATAAAGATGGCTCTGTCGTCAAGTAATACTACTATAAAGATGGCGTTGCCGTCAAGTAATAATCAAAAATTTTCTGGTCGGCTATGCCATCGTAACTTTGTATAAAGTTATTATTTCAACTTGTTTGTTTAAATATTATGTGACatattatatcttatttaaaatctATTCAGAATGGCGAATCTTGCAAAATTAGAGTTTGTTGTCTTGGATGTTTCGgggaataattatttattatgGGTCCTTGATGCGGAATTACACCTTAGTGTTAATGGCCTAAAAGATACTATTGACCCAGAAAAAATCCCAACTGTTGAACAAAATGCAAAAGCAATTACCTTTCTTAGGTATCACATCCACGAAGATCTAAAATCTGAATACCTCACTATCAAAAATCCACTCACCCTTTGGAATAATCTCAAGGATAGATTTGATCACCAGAAACTTGTTCACTTGCCATCTGCCCGATATGACTGGATTAATTTGATGTTACAGGATTTCAAATCTGTAGTTGAATATAATTTTGCTCTTTTCAAGATAagctcaaaattaattttatgtggTGAAAATATTACTGATGCTGAAATGATTGAAAAGACCCTCTCAACCTTTCACCCCAACACTATGATCCTGGCTCAACAATATAGGGAGtggaattttcagaaatatgGTGAGCTGATATCTCTCCTTCTTGTGGCTGAAAAGAATAATGAGTTGCTACTGAAAAATCATCAGATACGTCCCACAGGTTCTGTCCAGTTACCTGAAGTACATAACATGTCATTCCTGAAGAATGAACGTGGGAAAGAGCATAGAGGAGAACGGGGTTATAGACGAAATCGTGGACGTGGAAATTTTTGTGGTCGGTTTCGCAATCAATATCATTCTGGCCACCTGAAGTGGCAACGTGATGGTTACAACTCTGGCCACCAGAAATGGCAACGTGAAGTGCCAAATAAAAGAAAGGTACCCCAAGAAGGAGAGAACCGAGGCATCTGTCAAAGGTACAGATCTGAGGGGCACTGGCAACGTACTTGTCGCACGCCCAAACATCTTGTTGACCTCTACGAGTCATCAAAAAGGAATAATGGAAAGAGAGTAAAAACCAACTTCGCTAATTATAATCTAGTTAATGAATCAATCAATAAGGCTTCAAATGAAATAGACACTGGTGCTAATCTTTATTATGGTTTAGACGACCAGACTTCATATGTATTGTCTTACTTTACTTATTTCCTTTGTATTTTACTTATTTCCATTATGTACTCACTTTATGTACTTGTTTCATGTTGTTGTTCTATGTACTTGGTGTATTTTTGATAAAGATGTTTTTCGTTTATATATGTATAGAGGTGAAAGATATATGCATTATTGACTGCGAAACCACAACACTATTTTACAGATGCAGAAATACTTCTCACAGTTGACTAAAACCAACTCACATGTCTGGACGATATCGGGTACATCAAATATAATAGAAGGTTTTGGGAAAGCTAGTTTTCTTCTACCAAATAagacacacatacacatacaagAGGCTCTATAATCTAGCAAGTCAACTAGAAACCTACTGAGTTTTAAAGATATACGTCCTAATGGGTTTCACGTTGAAACTACTAATGAGAATGAAAAAGCTCATCACCTCAAACACCGTTGACAATAAAAGGTCTTAGAAAAATTCCACTCGGTTTCTTCAGGATTATATGTTACGAGTATACGAGTTCTTGAATCTCATAGTATCAACATCTCCAAAGTCATAGACCCAAAACTACTTTCCCTTTGGCACGAAAGACTCGGTCATCCAGGAATATCTATGATGCGTCATATCGTTTAAAATTCTGCGGGACATCCTCTTAAAACTCAAAAGATAATATCCCAAGATGAACTTCATTGTTCAGCATGTTCCTTAGGAAAACTAATTGTCCGACCATCCCCAGTTAAGCTTCAAACTGAGTCCCCGAAATTCTTAGAAAGAATTTAAGGTAACATTTGTGGTCCTATTCATCCATCTtctggcccatttaggtacttTATGGTTTTAATTGATGCGTCAACTCGATGGTCTCATGTGTGTCTACTTACAACCCAAAATACAGCCTTTGCcaaattacttgcccaaataattAAACTCCAAGCTCAATTTCCTGACCATCCCATTAAATCAATCCGACTAGATAATGCTGCTGGATTTACATCTGCAACTTTTAATGATTTTTGTATGTCAATAGGAATCTCAGTCGAACACCAAGTAACTCACGTATATACACAAAatggtttagcagaatccttGAATTAAAAGACTTCAACTTATTGCCCGTCCCTTACTCCCAAGAGCAAAGTTACCTATATCTGTTTGGGGTCATGCAATACTTCATGCTGCAAATATAATTAGAATAAGGCCTTCTGCTTACCACAAACAATCCCCTCAAGAATTAGTTCTTGGTCAAGTACCTAATATATCTCATTTAAAAGTATTTGGTTGTACTTTGTATGTTCCTATATCACCACACAAAGAACTAAAATGGGATCTCAAAGAAGAATTGGTATATATGTTGGTTTTGATTCTCCGTCTATTATAAGGTATCTGGAACCATTAACTGGTGATGTTTTTACTGCTCGGTATGTTGATTGTCGTTTTGATGAATCTATGTTCCCTACATTAAGGGGAGATAAAATTTTGCATAAATTAAGTTCAAAAATATCATGGAATGCCTCAGGATTAAATGCTATTGATCCGCGTACTAAAAAATATGAATCTAAGGTTTAAAGAATTATACATATGCAAAATATTGCTAATCAAATGCCAGATACATTTAATGATTTTAGAAATATTATGAAATCATATATACCTGCTGTTAATGCTCCAGCCAAGATTGAATCCCTGGAAATAAATCAATTTCAGCGGAATTGATTGGTGATTCAAAGCCGCACCAAAAGTGTGGTAGACCTATTGGTGCAAAAGAGATTGTACCACAAAAATGGAAATTGATTGGAATTGCCCCAGAATTggcaaaagtttcagaaaatacCCCAGAAGTGGTATTGCCTCCTGAAGAGGTTCAAACCCCTGAAGTGGCTGTAACAAAACTCCCAGACGTGGGATTGCCTCCAGAAGAGAATGTTGCCCCAGAAGTGGCACATGCCCCAGAAGTGGCAAATGCTTCCATATAAGCAAAGGTACCTGAAAACTATGGGATCTCAATGAATTATGTCCATAACGCGAAATTACTGGATTGTGGGAGTATTGAGGTTGATGATGTATATGCTTTTTCCGTGGCATCTGATATTATTATGAACTCcgatcctgaaccacaaagtgtggaaGAGTATCGAAACCgagatgattggccaaaatggaaaatTGCGATTCAAGAAGAATTGCAATCCTTGCGCAAGAGAAATGTATTTGGACCTGCAGTCCAAACACCAGCTGGTGTAGTACCCTTCGGGAATAGATGGGTATTTGTATAAAAAAGAAATGACAaaaatgaaattgtgagatataaAGCCCGACTTGTAGCCCAGGGATTCTCTCAAAGACCTGATTTTGATTACCAGGAAACATACTCTCCTGTGATGGATAAAGTTACTTTTCATTTTCTAATGGGTATGGCTTGTATGGAAAAACTGGAAACACGTTTGATGGACATTGTGACAACATACCTATATGGATCACTTAATAGTTATATTTATATGAAAATTCCCGAAGGATTAAATATTGAGGACACTAAGCCTCAACATTTATATTCTGTTAATTACAACGATCATTGTATGGTTTAGAAACAATCTGGTCGTATATTGTACAACATGCTTAGTGAATACTTATTGAATGATGGATATGTTAATAATCAAGTGTGTCCTTGCATTTTCACTAAATGATCGTCAACTGGTTTTGTTATTATTGCtttatatgtggatgatttgaatattatcggtactactgaagatattactaatgctgctaactatttgaaaaatgagtttgaaatgaaagtTTTTGGAAGGACAAGATTTTGTTTAGGTATACAGGTGGAGCACTTATTTTCaggaatatttgttcatcaattaaactacactgaaaagattcttgatcGGTTCTACATGGACAAAGCTCATCCACCAACCACACCAATGGTTGTTCGATCACTCGAGGTTGAAAAGGATCCTTTCCGTCCTAAAAAAC is a window of Apium graveolens cultivar Ventura chromosome 11, ASM990537v1, whole genome shotgun sequence DNA encoding:
- the LOC141695906 gene encoding uncharacterized protein LOC141695906, which translates into the protein MANLAKLEFVVLDVSGNNYLLWVLDAELHLSVNGLKDTIDPEKIPTVEQNAKAITFLRYHIHEDLKSEYLTIKNPLTLWNNLKDRFDHQKLVHLPSARYDWINLMLQDFKSVVEYNFALFKISSKLILCGENITDAEMIEKTLSTFHPNTMILAQQYREWNFQKYGELISLLLVAEKNNELLLKNHQIRPTGSVQLPEVHNMSFLKNERGKEHRGERGYRRNRGRGNFCGRFRNQYHSGHLKWQRDGYNSGHQKWQREVPNKRKVPQEGENRGICQRYRSEGHWQRTCRTPKHLVDLYESSKRNNGKRVKTNFANYNLVNESINKASNEIDTAELIGDSKPHQKCGRPIGAKEIVPQKWKLIGIAPELAKVSENTPEVVLPPEEVQTPEVAVTKLPDVGLPPEENVAPEVAHAPEVANASI